One genomic window of Phycisphaeraceae bacterium includes the following:
- a CDS encoding tryptophan 7-halogenase, which translates to MKREYDVVIAGGGPAGSTAAILLSRAGFSVCVLEKDRHPRFHIGESILPRTMPLLRELGIDRAVLALPHVAKFGAEFGFGNDPATRTFSFTDGLLPGVPVFNIERSCFDELLLNTARDSGADVLEQCAVKSISRLSEGDIELECAAGPVRGRVLLDASGSSTLVGRELNLRRNFEDPELQKVAYFQHFDGVERLPDRGAGHPAILMCDEGWFWLIALNESTTSVGFVTRPSFVRTLGVPPTRLLQWAIARCPVVRHRMRGATGSNENAVLSDFSYRCRPYCGPGYFLLGDAACFLDPIFSTGVTLAMMSASCAADLSAEMLRGVMRPATAQRRYRRHIECGTRPFWRLIRSYYKHSFRELFVHGTGPLQIPGAIISILAGQVFPRQPWSLRWRHLAFEVFVWLQQYAELSPRRAPFCLAAQPPDELPMVGSGPRPPGVIRRPRGSGGQSAPAAGVQDA; encoded by the coding sequence ATGAAGCGGGAATACGACGTCGTCATTGCCGGGGGCGGACCTGCCGGTTCAACCGCCGCGATCCTCCTGTCCCGCGCCGGGTTCAGCGTCTGCGTGCTCGAGAAGGACCGGCATCCGAGGTTCCATATCGGGGAGTCGATCCTGCCGCGGACCATGCCCCTGCTGCGAGAGCTTGGCATCGACCGGGCCGTGCTAGCTCTCCCCCACGTGGCGAAGTTCGGCGCCGAGTTCGGTTTCGGAAACGACCCGGCGACGCGGACATTCTCGTTCACCGATGGCCTGCTTCCCGGCGTGCCCGTCTTTAACATCGAGCGGTCGTGCTTCGATGAGTTGCTCTTGAACACGGCGCGGGATTCCGGCGCGGATGTCCTTGAGCAGTGCGCCGTCAAGAGCATCTCGCGGCTCTCCGAAGGGGACATCGAGCTGGAATGCGCGGCGGGGCCGGTGCGGGGCCGAGTTCTGCTTGATGCAAGCGGGTCCAGCACGCTGGTGGGACGCGAGTTGAACCTGCGTCGCAACTTTGAAGACCCCGAGCTCCAGAAGGTGGCCTATTTCCAGCACTTTGATGGTGTGGAGCGGCTGCCAGACCGGGGAGCCGGGCACCCCGCCATTCTCATGTGCGACGAGGGGTGGTTCTGGTTGATCGCCCTGAATGAGTCAACAACGAGCGTGGGGTTTGTGACACGCCCGTCGTTTGTCCGCACGCTGGGTGTTCCCCCAACGCGACTCCTGCAGTGGGCGATCGCCAGATGCCCGGTCGTCCGACACCGCATGAGGGGCGCCACCGGGAGCAATGAGAACGCCGTGCTCTCAGACTTCAGTTACCGGTGCCGGCCCTACTGCGGGCCCGGGTACTTCTTGCTCGGAGATGCCGCGTGCTTCCTCGACCCGATATTCTCGACCGGCGTCACGCTGGCGATGATGAGCGCATCGTGCGCGGCGGACCTGTCCGCGGAGATGCTCCGCGGCGTGATGAGGCCTGCCACGGCGCAGCGTCGGTATCGACGCCACATCGAGTGCGGCACCAGGCCGTTCTGGAGGCTCATCCGGAGTTACTACAAGCACTCCTTCCGCGAACTGTTTGTTCACGGGACGGGTCCGCTCCAGATTCCCGGCGCCATCATCTCAATTCTCGCCGGGCAGGTCTTTCCTCGCCAGCCATGGTCGTTGCGGTGGCGGCACCTCGCCTTCGAGGTGTTCGTGTGGTTGCAGCAATACGCGGAACTCTCGCCGAGACGCGCACCGTTCTGCCTCGCCGCGCAGCCGCCGGACGAGCTTCCCATGGTCGGATCTGGGCCGCGGCCGCCGGGAGTGATCAGGCGCCCTCGTGGCTCGGGCGGTCAATCAGCGCCGGCGGCCGGTGTGCAGGACGCATAA
- a CDS encoding beta-ketoacyl-[acyl-carrier-protein] synthase family protein — MPERCEQTERVPIAITGVAATASLGGDAESIWRAMLAGRCGMAPMTDIESALPPGSLGGQAADLPSSYCPGLPREARYLRWTIEHALADAGLSAAIGPASRRCAVLGTTLHGLRAGGRFLRSGKARDLGSFLASATARISLDGLGIEGGALTTCSACSSSLGAVALAATLLESGQADVVVAGGYDAISEYAWAGFNSLRLIAEGPLRPFCRGRQGMKVAEGYGIVILERACEAAERGARVRAVLAGWGETADSHHLTQPHPQGEGALAAMQQALRGAGVEAADLGLIAAHATGTPENDESEFRALSRLLGEDLPRVPVVGFKSFLGHTLGGAGAVELVMSCMALRDQRVPACPNVRAEEIEFPGLNVSSGGAADRPVPCTLNTSLGFGGANTCVVLTQAERHRKQSARAGSGLPAGRRACITGVGVVLPGAVGHAAFVNCCCRPPDSRAQRGQGISDEAMAEYLNVRRARRLSQYVKFSLAAAAMAVRDAGLGGDRERLASANAILGSMHGSASFCYEYYSEIVSQGVMAANPVLFAEGVPNAAAAHLSVSLGVRGACQTIIGSRTAGLDALALAALRVQNGTADTVLVVAAEAPCGVVDDAYREYGLHASDERVSNARHPGFFRSFGGVAFVVESSTAAAARGAMAYGAVLGSRWAMPRAGGGGGPAGAVASVLTRLKPVPGRVIGSASGTWVDRAEQLGLRRAGMKDSGSGSEVFGELFAVSPFVGIARELVGGSTGEVLASLCTDWSGAASAVGLERLERRLGGAETPVGRGV, encoded by the coding sequence GTGCCTGAACGGTGCGAGCAAACCGAGCGAGTTCCGATCGCCATTACCGGTGTGGCGGCGACCGCGTCGCTGGGGGGTGATGCCGAGTCGATCTGGCGTGCGATGCTGGCCGGACGCTGCGGGATGGCCCCGATGACGGATATCGAGTCGGCCCTTCCTCCGGGGAGCCTCGGGGGCCAGGCGGCGGACCTGCCCTCCTCGTATTGCCCGGGCCTCCCTCGCGAAGCCCGCTATCTTCGATGGACGATCGAGCACGCCCTTGCGGATGCGGGCCTCTCCGCCGCGATCGGGCCCGCTTCTCGCCGGTGCGCCGTCCTTGGCACCACGCTTCACGGGCTGCGAGCGGGCGGCCGCTTCCTGCGGTCGGGCAAGGCAAGGGACCTTGGCTCATTTCTTGCAAGCGCGACCGCAAGAATATCTCTCGATGGCCTGGGTATTGAGGGCGGCGCCCTCACAACGTGCTCCGCCTGCTCATCGAGTCTCGGGGCGGTGGCGCTGGCCGCAACGCTCCTCGAATCTGGTCAGGCAGACGTGGTCGTCGCGGGCGGGTACGACGCGATCAGCGAGTATGCCTGGGCGGGGTTCAACTCGCTCAGGCTGATCGCGGAGGGGCCTCTCCGGCCCTTCTGCCGTGGTCGCCAGGGGATGAAGGTGGCCGAGGGGTACGGGATCGTGATCCTCGAGCGGGCGTGCGAGGCCGCCGAGCGTGGAGCACGCGTGCGGGCGGTCCTGGCGGGCTGGGGAGAGACGGCCGACTCGCACCACCTCACGCAGCCGCACCCGCAGGGGGAGGGAGCGCTCGCAGCAATGCAACAGGCCCTCCGCGGCGCCGGGGTCGAAGCGGCGGACCTTGGGCTGATCGCCGCCCATGCGACCGGAACACCCGAGAATGACGAGTCCGAGTTCCGGGCCCTGTCGCGGCTGCTCGGCGAAGACCTTCCTCGGGTGCCTGTCGTCGGGTTCAAGAGCTTTCTTGGCCACACACTTGGCGGCGCTGGAGCGGTTGAGCTGGTGATGTCGTGCATGGCACTGCGGGATCAGCGGGTTCCCGCGTGCCCGAACGTACGGGCGGAGGAGATCGAGTTTCCTGGGCTGAACGTGTCGAGCGGCGGCGCGGCGGATCGCCCTGTGCCATGCACCCTCAACACTTCGCTCGGGTTCGGCGGCGCCAACACGTGCGTGGTGCTGACCCAGGCGGAGCGCCACCGCAAGCAGTCGGCGCGTGCGGGATCCGGCCTGCCCGCGGGGCGACGCGCGTGCATCACCGGCGTGGGTGTTGTTCTGCCTGGCGCGGTGGGGCACGCGGCGTTCGTGAACTGCTGCTGTCGGCCTCCGGACTCTCGGGCGCAACGCGGACAGGGGATCAGTGACGAGGCGATGGCCGAGTACCTGAACGTGCGTCGGGCACGCCGTCTCAGCCAATACGTCAAGTTCTCGCTGGCGGCCGCCGCGATGGCCGTCCGGGACGCCGGTCTGGGCGGTGACCGCGAGCGATTGGCCTCTGCGAATGCGATCCTGGGCTCGATGCACGGGTCGGCGTCGTTCTGTTACGAGTACTACTCGGAGATTGTCTCCCAGGGGGTCATGGCCGCCAATCCTGTGCTCTTTGCCGAGGGGGTTCCCAACGCTGCGGCCGCGCACCTGAGTGTGTCGCTGGGCGTGCGGGGGGCCTGCCAGACGATCATCGGCTCGCGCACCGCCGGGCTCGATGCATTGGCTCTGGCGGCGCTCCGCGTTCAAAACGGCACGGCCGACACAGTCCTCGTCGTGGCCGCGGAGGCCCCCTGCGGCGTTGTCGATGATGCCTATAGGGAGTACGGGCTGCATGCGAGCGATGAACGTGTGTCGAACGCGCGGCATCCGGGGTTCTTCAGGTCGTTCGGCGGGGTCGCGTTCGTGGTCGAATCGAGTACCGCGGCCGCGGCACGCGGGGCGATGGCGTATGGGGCCGTGCTTGGGAGCCGGTGGGCCATGCCGCGGGCTGGGGGGGGCGGCGGGCCGGCAGGGGCGGTGGCATCGGTACTCACTCGGCTCAAGCCGGTGCCGGGCCGGGTGATCGGATCCGCAAGCGGCACATGGGTGGATCGGGCAGAGCAGCTTGGGCTGCGCCGGGCGGGCATGAAGGACAGCGGATCGGGGAGCGAGGTGTTCGGCGAGCTGTTCGCGGTGTCGCCGTTCGTGGGGATCGCCAGGGAGCTGGTGGGCGGCTCGACCGGTGAGGTGTTGGCCTCGTTGTGCACGGACTGGTCAGGGGCAGCATCGGCGGTCGGGCTCGAACGCTTGGAGCGGCGGCTCGGCGGGGCGGAAACACCCGTTGGGAGGGGTGTATGA
- a CDS encoding 1-acyl-sn-glycerol-3-phosphate acyltransferase has translation MGSLFYRSCRLCSRFIAWQTLREVVLDSDRADRKGGFIIACTHLSHLEPILVSATIERHIRWMARIEFYRPWWGAAALNLGGAFPVDRYGCSLPAVRTAVRLAQSGECVGIFPEGGVAKGRQSMLRGAPFKHGVCTVAVASRTPILPVIVLGTDRLNQVSPWLPFRRGRLWYAFGHDVAPPPRSASRRADRAEMASRLGAEFIRLYHDLLARTGLTDGDIP, from the coding sequence ATGGGATCGCTCTTCTACCGGTCGTGCAGGCTCTGCAGCCGGTTCATCGCGTGGCAGACGCTCCGGGAAGTCGTTCTTGATTCCGACCGCGCCGACCGAAAGGGCGGCTTCATCATTGCCTGCACGCACCTAAGCCATCTCGAACCGATACTCGTTTCAGCGACGATCGAGCGGCACATCCGCTGGATGGCACGCATCGAGTTTTATCGCCCCTGGTGGGGTGCCGCGGCGCTCAACCTTGGCGGCGCGTTCCCGGTCGACCGCTACGGATGCTCGCTCCCGGCCGTCCGCACGGCCGTCCGGCTCGCACAATCCGGGGAGTGCGTCGGCATCTTTCCGGAAGGTGGCGTAGCCAAGGGACGGCAGTCGATGCTCCGCGGCGCACCCTTCAAGCACGGGGTCTGCACCGTCGCCGTTGCCTCGCGTACACCGATTCTGCCGGTCATCGTGCTTGGCACGGACAGGCTCAATCAGGTGTCGCCCTGGCTGCCCTTCCGTCGAGGCCGGCTGTGGTATGCGTTCGGCCACGATGTCGCCCCGCCGCCACGCTCGGCCTCTCGCCGGGCCGATCGCGCCGAGATGGCCTCCCGGTTGGGAGCTGAGTTCATCCGGCTGTACCACGACCTCCTCGCCAGGACGGGGCTGACGGACGGCGACATTCCCTGA
- a CDS encoding DUF2062 domain-containing protein: MNGMAPEATQAAPSSAPRLRWVLIAPTYNHARTLGAVLASLGQYRLPIIVVNDGATDATEAVLEQWLGSPSEPARSVVTHATNQGKAAALRSGFAAAIRAGYSHAITIDTDGQHAAADLAQLVRLSEGDPGALVVGARRGNGSGAPVASRLGRAVSNALVWYESGISTTDSQSGMRVYPLSHLGTLASDAERYGFETEVLVRAGWHGIPVIECPIQCIYRVPGGRTTHFRLVRDTVSSVVMHARLMMRAHAPGPDRVGLTKDYRTGTVLRRLGHWFSPRRLRLMARGDAASRERLSASVGVGLMMAALPIYGLKTVTCLWLSRRFCLHPLAVVSISSLSTPPLGLVFVAIALCVGGIALHGQIPDLADLNLRQASRWSTVNALLIEWLVGSVAASALLGLIGYSLTRALLMRPAHRPPALIDRPSHEGA; the protein is encoded by the coding sequence ATGAACGGGATGGCGCCAGAAGCGACCCAGGCTGCTCCTTCCTCCGCTCCCAGGCTCCGGTGGGTCCTGATCGCCCCGACGTACAACCATGCCCGAACGCTTGGCGCGGTTCTAGCATCGCTCGGTCAGTATCGCCTTCCCATCATTGTCGTCAACGACGGCGCCACCGACGCGACCGAGGCTGTGCTCGAACAGTGGTTGGGAAGCCCGTCCGAACCGGCCAGAAGCGTGGTCACACACGCGACCAACCAGGGCAAAGCGGCCGCGCTGCGTTCCGGCTTTGCGGCGGCGATCCGGGCGGGGTATTCCCATGCCATCACGATCGATACCGACGGCCAGCACGCCGCGGCGGACCTTGCGCAACTCGTACGGCTCTCCGAAGGCGACCCCGGCGCCCTGGTCGTTGGCGCCCGACGGGGCAACGGCTCGGGCGCCCCCGTGGCCAGCCGCCTTGGTCGCGCCGTCTCGAACGCCCTTGTCTGGTATGAGAGCGGTATCTCAACCACAGACAGCCAGTCCGGCATGCGCGTGTATCCGCTTTCGCATCTTGGGACGCTGGCCAGCGATGCCGAGCGGTACGGGTTCGAGACCGAGGTGCTTGTGCGCGCGGGCTGGCATGGCATTCCGGTAATCGAATGCCCGATTCAGTGCATCTACCGCGTCCCGGGGGGACGCACCACTCACTTCCGACTCGTCCGGGACACGGTGTCGTCGGTCGTGATGCACGCACGCCTCATGATGCGGGCGCATGCTCCGGGACCTGATCGCGTTGGGCTGACCAAAGACTACCGCACCGGTACGGTCCTGCGGCGCCTCGGCCACTGGTTCAGCCCGCGGCGTCTGCGGCTGATGGCCCGGGGGGATGCGGCCTCTCGGGAACGACTCTCGGCATCCGTCGGTGTCGGACTGATGATGGCCGCGCTGCCCATCTACGGCCTGAAGACGGTGACCTGCCTGTGGCTCTCGCGCCGGTTCTGCCTCCACCCGCTCGCCGTGGTCAGCATCTCGAGCCTCTCCACCCCGCCGCTCGGACTGGTGTTTGTCGCGATCGCGCTCTGTGTCGGGGGGATCGCGTTGCACGGCCAGATCCCCGACCTCGCGGACCTGAATCTGCGGCAGGCGTCCCGGTGGTCGACCGTCAATGCCCTGCTGATCGAATGGCTCGTCGGCAGCGTTGCGGCGTCGGCGCTGCTCGGCCTGATCGGGTACTCACTGACCCGAGCCCTGCTTATGCGTCCTGCACACCGGCCGCCGGCGCTGATTGACCGCCCGAGCCACGAGGGCGCCTGA
- a CDS encoding 1-acyl-sn-glycerol-3-phosphate acyltransferase, giving the protein MSDAFYRAVRFLGSAPFWISGSPVVIGAEHIPLSGRCILAATHQSPYDVALLIRHTPRLLDFVSIVEVFQNPFVAWFYGSLNAFPLDRSRPDAKTVRIILERLERDRAVAMFPEGAFRKGAESVVYTRRIRQGVGRVARLTASPVVPCVIVDSHLYSRPASWLPFRLTRYGLIYGDPIDPALDPDDIESRLVDAFVALHARLNSHMVHSARARRPAEHGGSGSASTAAGSQRRTP; this is encoded by the coding sequence ATGAGTGACGCGTTCTATCGAGCCGTGCGGTTCCTGGGCTCCGCTCCGTTCTGGATCAGCGGTTCTCCCGTTGTCATTGGCGCGGAGCACATCCCCCTCAGTGGGCGGTGCATTCTCGCGGCTACGCACCAGAGCCCGTACGACGTGGCGCTGCTCATCCGGCACACCCCGCGGCTCCTGGACTTCGTGAGCATCGTCGAGGTCTTCCAGAATCCGTTTGTCGCCTGGTTCTACGGATCCTTGAACGCATTCCCGCTCGATCGCTCCCGGCCGGACGCCAAGACCGTCCGGATTATCCTGGAACGGCTCGAGCGAGACCGGGCGGTTGCGATGTTCCCGGAGGGTGCGTTCCGCAAGGGGGCCGAATCGGTGGTCTACACCCGGCGCATCCGCCAGGGTGTCGGCCGAGTTGCGAGGTTGACCGCCTCGCCGGTCGTCCCCTGCGTGATTGTTGATTCCCATCTCTACAGCCGTCCGGCAAGCTGGCTCCCGTTCCGTCTCACACGATACGGGCTGATCTACGGCGACCCGATCGACCCGGCGCTCGACCCGGACGACATCGAATCGCGACTGGTCGATGCGTTTGTCGCCCTGCACGCCCGGCTCAACTCGCACATGGTTCACTCCGCCCGCGCACGCCGGCCCGCGGAGCACGGCGGATCAGGATCGGCATCAACAGCAGCAGGGAGCCAACGCCGGACGCCATGA
- a CDS encoding lysophospholipid acyltransferase family protein: protein MQARVDISVQSAALGATPTTTPKALGPFFGLAVRAPGVLRAIRPLVTRVVPLVSRGVRVQTRRNATRIFGRPLSPSEGRAFTRAVLDSFYEFILDVGQANREPIERLRGRIERVEGEEAYRALRGDGRGVVLVTAHMGSFEVGLAALMRVEQRVHVVYKRDASGPFEAMRARLRRLLGALEAPIDEGMSTWMGLRDALLGGDVVVMQADRAMPGQRFEVVPFLHGHLRLPTGAIRLARITGSPIVPVFTVRLASGRFAVHLCPAIEPGQSDPGPGATDPSLVAMARSIETMIARYPSQWLVLGAAFEEDAVSA from the coding sequence ATGCAGGCTCGGGTGGACATTTCGGTGCAGTCTGCAGCCCTCGGGGCAACGCCTACCACCACGCCGAAGGCGCTTGGGCCGTTCTTTGGACTCGCGGTGAGGGCACCGGGTGTACTGAGGGCAATCCGGCCTCTGGTAACACGAGTTGTTCCGCTCGTTTCTCGCGGGGTCCGGGTGCAGACCCGTCGAAACGCGACACGGATCTTTGGAAGGCCGCTGAGTCCATCCGAGGGGCGGGCGTTCACTCGGGCGGTGCTGGACAGTTTCTACGAGTTTATTCTGGACGTCGGCCAGGCAAACCGCGAGCCGATCGAGCGGCTGCGGGGACGAATCGAGCGAGTCGAAGGCGAGGAGGCCTACCGGGCACTTCGGGGTGATGGCCGAGGGGTCGTTCTCGTCACGGCTCACATGGGTTCGTTTGAAGTGGGACTGGCGGCGCTCATGCGTGTCGAGCAGCGGGTGCACGTGGTGTACAAGCGGGACGCATCCGGACCATTCGAGGCCATGCGGGCGAGATTGCGGCGGCTCCTGGGTGCGCTTGAGGCGCCGATTGATGAGGGGATGTCGACGTGGATGGGCCTGCGCGATGCGCTGCTAGGCGGCGACGTCGTCGTGATGCAGGCGGACCGGGCGATGCCCGGCCAGCGGTTCGAGGTGGTCCCGTTTCTCCACGGCCATCTCCGCCTTCCAACCGGCGCGATCCGCCTTGCGCGGATTACCGGGAGCCCGATCGTGCCTGTGTTTACGGTGCGGCTCGCATCGGGCCGGTTCGCCGTCCACTTGTGTCCGGCGATCGAGCCGGGGCAGAGCGATCCAGGCCCGGGTGCGACGGACCCGTCGCTGGTCGCGATGGCCAGGTCGATTGAGACGATGATCGCCCGATACCCGTCGCAGTGGCTTGTGCTTGGAGCGGCCTTTGAAGAGGACGCGGTGAGTGCCTGA